From the Methanonatronarchaeum thermophilum genome, the window AATTAAAAAAACAGCTTAGAGATAAGAGGGATGAACTTGGTGGCCTTGAGAACGAGCTTGTTTCTCTTTTAGGTGTTTTGAAGCGTGTGTTACGTAAGTATACCTACACTACCGGCCGGGAAGTTGAGTATTCAGATGAACCATATAAAATTGCTTTAAAAGACCCTGACCGGCTGAATAGTCTTGTAGAAGAGATAATTGATCTAGATAGTTCCGGTGAAATCGATGTTGACAACAAAAAAATAAATAGGGTGCATAAAATCCAGGACAAACAACAGGAGATCGAGGATAAGGTCAGTAGATACAAAGAAACAAAAAAAGAGATCAAAGAGTTGGAGAAGAAGATTCAAGAAAGTTTAAAGCCTCAGAAAGACGAGAAAAATAGGTTGGAGCGGCAGTTAAAAAAGAAAGAAAGTAGGTTAAGGAAGAAACAGCGGTCTCTAGAAAAAAAACAGAAAGAACACCAAGAACTCATGGAAAAGAAATCTAGTTTGGAAAGTAAAATCAAAGAAACAATCGATTATTACCTAGAAGAAAAATTGATTTATAAAGAAAATTAAGTTCAAAAGACATTTTAAGAGTTATAAGGTATAGTGAGGTGAACAGATGGGGGGTTTAGGTTTGTCTTGGTTGTCTGGTTTTTTGTTGGGAGCGTTGGTTTTGGTTTTAGTAGGCGTGTTAACTACCGTTGTCCCCTACCTGTTTTTAGTTGAGGTAGAGAGTTTCTTGGGCTCCTATCTTTATTGGACGTTGATTACAGCGGTTTTTATCTTGCTTGGGTTTTTGGTGGTTCGTCGGTGGGGTGATTGAGTTTGGAGCCTGCCTACCTCTATCTAGCGATGGCTTTCTGGGTTGTTGTTATCGTTGTTCTTTCTGAGTATAGTCGTAAGGGGTTGGGTAGTGGTGTTGATGAGTTTGTGTTGGCTGGACGCGACCTAGGTGGTTTTGTATCTGCTATGACGTATAGTGCAACCACCTTTAGTTCTTTCATGATGGTTGGGTTGGTTGGCCTTACATACTCTGGAGGTGTTGCCGCTCTCGGTTTTGAGATGACTTACATCGTGTTCACTATATTGTTGTTGATTGTTTTTGCTCCTAGGTTTTGGAGTGCGAGCCGTGTTTATGGGGTTATCACGCCGCCTGAGTTGTTGTCTGAGAGGTATGGATATACTGCTGGTGTTGTTTCTGCGGTTATCTGTCTGGTTATGTTGATTCCGTATATGGCTATACAGATGATGGGTGTAGGTTTCCTGTTAGAGGGGATGACTGGAGGCGCAATCCCCTATATGCACGGCGTCTACATCGTGGCGGTATTAAGTATCGCAGTGACAGTTTGGGCTGGAATGCGCTCCGTAGCACTCACCGACGCCGTACAAGCGATTGTAATGATCGTCTCAGCACTCATATTACTGGTGTACATATTTTATGTTTTCTTTGGATCTCCAGGTCAATTTGTAAACACAATAACAGTGGAGAACCCCGAGTTGTTAGGGATAACCTGGGACTTCAACATGTTTATAGGGTTAACATTACCGTGGGCGTTCTTCGCCTTGACAAACCCACAAGTCTCACAAAGAATGTTCGTCTCAAGAGATGTAGGTAGCCTCAAAAAAATGGTTATCTATTTCGCATTGTTCGGATTCATATACACAATAATATCCACCTTATTAGGTCTTTCAGCAGCCAACCTAATACCAGGATTAACCGACCCCGACAACGCAATGCCAGTACTACTAACCATGGTCCCAGAAACACTAGGAATAATTGTCTTCCTAGGTATCTTCGCAGCCTCAGTATCAACACTCGGCTCCGTCCTACTCACACTAAGCTCAATCGGAGGAAGAGACCTCATAACCCAAAAACAAGACATACCCAGCCAAAAAGAAATCCTACTAAACAAAGGAATAATACTAACACTAGTCCTCGCATGCATCATATTCGCAAGCATGCGACTCGACCTCATAGCAGTCCTAGCAAGCGCCGCATCAGCAGGACTATTGGTGATGGCACCAACCATAATCGGAGCATTCTTCTGGAAAAAACCAACCACCAAAGCAGCAACAACAAGCATGACAATACCCGCAATCATAGTAATAACCCTATACATACTCAACCTAGAACCATTAGGTTGGTGGCCAGCAATATGGGGATTAATAACAGCAACCATCATATACATAACAATCACACTAACCACAGAAAACAACGGAGATGGAGAACAATTCATAAATGAAATACAAAAAGAGATGAAGAAAAATGGATTCTAACCAAAATCAAAAACAAAACCAAATAACCCGAAATTTATTTTGGAGGTTTATTAATTGAAATGTCCTGAATGTGAAGGAAGAATGAAAGTAATCAGAAAACAACTACCTAACTCAATACCATCGATAGCGACACCATTCATCGGATTCAAAGAAAAAAGGGTATCGAAAGAAATCATGGAAAAATACAACCGCATCACCCTATACATCTGCATAGAATGCGGAGAAATAAAAGGAAAACTCAAAAAATAAAAACCTCAATGATAGATCAACTGGTATATACCGCATGAACATACAAAATTAACAAAACCGACAAACTCGATACAAAACCAACAGCAACCAAATGGAAGATTGAAGACCCAGCAATCTGAACCAAAATACCAGGAAGATCTGCCCAAGGAATCCATTCAGATATTTGGTTACCTAAATAATAGGTAGCGCTAGCTATAACTCCACCCAACAACCCTAAACCAAAAACAACTCCAGCCAAAACAGCTTTCTGATCAAGATTCATTGAAAATCAATTTAATTCAGACCCATTTAACTCTTAGGTGCCTACACTTAAATCTAATCAAAAAATAACAATATCTTTAAAAATAAGGTTTCTTTATAATCGCAAAAAACAATCTCAATAAAGAATTTAAAAAATCAAGTTTCATTAAGTATTGTAACAATGAATATCAGTGAAATTAAGAGACAGAATAAAAGAAAAATACAGAGAATAAAAGAGATAAAGCGACAAAAAGGAATATTGGGAGTTACTAAATCTATTTATAGATACATAAAATCAAATTGTAGTCTTAAGAATTGCCGTTCAATTAAAAACTACTATATCAACTGGCTTAAATACAGAAAAACAAATTCTTTACCAAATCCATACAAAATAATCTATATAAATCCTAAAAAAATTAAATACATGGTGATACCAAGTTTTCAGGAATATTATTCAAAAAAATACTCTTACATCCTACCAGGCAGTTGGGATGTTAACAAAACCAACGCCCCCCCCCAACAGATTAAAGAAACTACCTCAAAAAACAATAGAAAACTTGCTCTTTTTAATAAATATTTTTTATACCAGTCTTTTAAAGAACACTATATAAACGAAGAGCCTTGGAACGTGACTGAATTCTATACACACGGATTAGAAAAAGTTGAAAATTCTCCGAATTCAAGTTCTAGGTATGGTAGTAGGGAGAAGTTTTTAAATAGGTTGGATATGTTGGATAGGCTTTTCGTTGAGATAAAAGAAAATGGATATAAAACTCAGAAGGAGTTGCATGGAAATAAAAATACAGGTAAGCGTTATCCTTTGAATGATGGTTTTAGGATTATTCCAGAAAAACAAGAGATTTTGGTTGATATTGGGCGTGATGGTGAGTTTATTTTTGATGATGGACGTCATCGAGTATCTATGGTTAAGTTGCTAAGTCTTGATGAAGTTCCGGTTCGGATTTTTGTTAGGCATACTAAATGGCAGGAGATCCGGAGAGAGGTTGCTGAAGCCGAATCAATCGATGAACTTAGCGAGAAGGCTTTGACGCATTTAAACCATCCAGATATGAATGATGTGAAGAAAGGGTTGTTGGTTTGATTTTTTGGTTTTTGATTAGTTTTATGTAGTATTGTTTTTTTAACTTCATTATGGTGATTTTGTTGTCTATGTATGGTTGTAGGGAGCGTTTTTTTAGGGCGCTTGATTTGGTTGGTGTTGATCGTGTTCCTTGTGTTATGCCTTTGCAGACTGGTACGGTGGATTTGATGAGGTTGTGTGGTTGTTTTTGGCCTGGTGCTTTGAGGGAGGGTTGGAGTATGAGTGTTTTGGGTATGGCTGGGTTTCGTTTTGGTGGTGTTGAGAGTGTTAGGTTTCCTTTTGATATGAATGTTGTTTGTGAGTTTTTGGGTTGTAGGTTGCGTTATCCATGTGGTTTTGGGCAGCCTGTTATTGTTGAGAATGCTATTTCGGGTTTGGAGGGGGTTGGTGGTTTGGAGGTTGGTGTTGGGGGTCGTATGTCGGTTGTTGGTGAGGCTGTAGGTTTTGCTAAGGATATTGTTGGTGGTCGTGTTCCTGTTCTTGCTGCGTTGTCTGGTCCTTTTTATGTTGCTGGTCAGGTGCGTGGTATGGAGGAGTTTTTGTTGGAGGTGTATAAGGGGTGTGATGGTGTTTTTGAGTTGTTGGATGTTTGTCTTGATGTTTGTCAGCGGTATGCAAGTTATTTGGTTGAGTGTGGAGCTGATTGTGTTGTTGTGCTTGGTGTTTCAACTGATTTGATCAGTCCAACTATGTATCGGGAGTATGCACTGCCGTATCAAAAAGAGTTGGTTTCCGGTTTGGATAGGAGTATCTTGCATATTTGTGGGGATACTGCTCCGATTTTCAGTGATATGGTTGAGGTTGGTGCGGATGGTGTTAGTGTCGATTCGGTTGTCTCTCTAAGAGGTTTGAAGGATGTTGTCGGTGATGAGTGTGCGGTTCTTGGAAATGTCCCACCGGTGGATGCGTTGTTGTTTGGTGATCAAAAGAAGGTGGTTAGGGAAAGCAGGCGTTCAATCGATGAAGGATGTGACATACTATGTTCAGGCTGTGGGTTGCCACCAGAAACACCAATCGAGAACCTAATAGCTATGACAGAAACAGCGAAAACATACAAAAAATAAAAAAACTAAATCTCTTGGTTTTTTTGGGGTCTGTTTGGTTTAGGGGGTTTTGAGTTGGGATTTGTTTTTGTGGTGTTGATGAAAACAGTTATATATGTGGGTTGTTAATTGTTGGGTAATTTCTGTATTAGATGTATTTTTTGTTGGTTTTTTCGGCAAAAACTAGATTGGTTTTGTTTTTTTATATATTTATTGTTGTTTTTGTGTTGTTGGGTATTTTTTTGAAGTTGTTTGGTAGTTATTTCTAGTCTTATCGGTGGTTATTGAGGGATAAAACCGAAAAGTATTTAAGTGCGGCCACCAACAACATGGTTGCAAGCAAACTGAGAAAACAAAGCCAAACATCCAAGTTAAGTTAAATAAATTGTCACCAAAACTCGTTACGGCCACCTAACAGAAAAAAGGCAGAAAAAGGCCGATTAACAATTCGATTCACATTCTAACGGTAATCAGTTAAAAAATAAATTGTTTAATGGTTGTAATAATATGTCAACAGAAATTGGAAAAACACAAAACGAAATAGAAAAAAAAGTTAAAAGCGAAAGAGACCACATAGGGGAGTACGAAGAAAGCGACAAATGCCCCGAATGTGGCGGAATAAAACTAATAAGAGATTACGAACGAGCCGAACTAGTATGTGAGAAATGTGGACTCGTAATCGATGGAGACTTCATAGACACAGGCCCAGACTGGAGAGCATTCGACAGCGAAGAAAGAAACAAAAAAATGAGAGTAGGCGCCCCAATGGACATAATGACACACGACAAAGGCCTCTCCACAAACATAGGAACCGGAACCCGAGACAGCAACGGAAACTCAATCAGCTCCAACAAAAAAACCAAATTCTACCGACTAAGAAAATGGCACAGACAATCAAAATTCAGCGACTCAAAAGAAAGAGACCTAGCACTCGCCCTAGGCGAACTAAACAGAATGGCCTCACAACTAAACATACCAAAAAGCGTAAGCGAAGACGCATCAATGATATACAGAAAAATAGCAGAAAAAGGCCTCGTAAAAGGCCGATCAATAGAAGCAATGGTAGGATCCGTACTATACATCAGCTGCAGACAAAACAAAATCCCAAGAACACTAGACGAAATATCAGACAGCGCAAGAGTATCAAGAAAAGAAATAGGCCGAGCATACCGATACATCGCATCAGAACTCGGAATAATGCTACAACCAGCAAAACCAGAAGAATACGTCCCAAGATTCTGCAGCCAACTCGGACTAACAAACAAAGTACAATTCAAAGCAGAAGAAATCCTAAAACAAGCATCAGAAAAAGAACTAACAAGCGGACGAGACCCAACAAGCATAGCCGCAGCAGGAATATACATCGCAAGCGTAAAATGCGGCGAAAAAAGATCACAAAAAAAAGTAGCAAACGCAGCAAGCACAACAGAAGTAACAGTCCGAAACAGATACCAAGAACTCTGCGAAGAACTAAACATAGAAATGAACGTCAACTAAACAAAAAAACACAAAAAAAACAAAAACATCAACCCCCAAAAACTCCTCTCCACTCCCCTCCCTCATTTTCCTCTCTCATTTTACTTTATATTTTTTTTATTTTTTTACACAATTACCTATACCACACCTACAAACACAAAAAACCACCAATACCCCAAAATTACTACACTTTAGCTGAATATACGATTCGAAGTACATACAAATCTAATAAACAAGGTTAAAGTCTATTAAAAAGACAAAAAAAAGTTAAAAAAAATTTATGTTGTTGGTTTTTTTGTTATAGTGCTTCAAGTTATAATTAAAAAAAATTTAAATGAAGAGTTGGGGGTATTTGGTTTCTATTGTTTCTAGTGGTTTTCTGTGTTTTTGGTTTTTTTGTTTGGTTTTTTATCTAAAATCGTGGGTATGACCCCATCCTTAACGAGTGAGTCTTTTAGGATGAACGGGTAGGGGGGGTAGTTCACTGCATCATTATTAGGAGCATTTTGAATTTTTTGGTTCCTTTTAGGCTGTGTGGTTCGTTTTTTGGCATTATTATGGTTTCTTCTTGTTTTAGTTTGTGTTTTTTGTTTGAGATTGTTATTTCTGCTTCTCCGTCTAGGATTATTGCGAGTGCGTCGTAGGGTGCGGTGTGTTCGCTTATGTTTTGGTTTTTGTCGATTGCGAATAGGGTTAGGCTGCCACTATCTCTGTCTAGTAATGTTCGGCTTACGATGGTGCCTTTTTGGTAGTCTACAAGGTCTTTGAGTTTTATTACTTTTTTTGAAAGGGATTCAATATCTTCTTTTTTCATAGATTTCACTTCTAATAAATAGAATACTTACTATCATGTATATAATCAACTTTTTTTAGGGTTGTTTGTTTTTGGTTTGAGGTTTTTGGGTGGTTTTGAGGGGAAAATTGTATCTTTGTGTATTTATATATATTTTTTTACTATGGATTTACTTGTGTTGTTTGCGTTAGTTGGTTTTGCTTTGGCGTTGTTTTTGATTGTCGCTGCTTATTCGATTGTGATTATTAAGGAGTATGAGCGGGCGCTTAAATTTAAGTTCGGTGAGTTCATTGAGGTTTTGGAGCCTGGTTTGCATGTTATAATTCCTTATGTTCATAAGGTTGAGAAGGTTGATTATCGAACCAGGTCTTTTGATGTAAGTCCGCAGAAGGTTTTGACCAAGGATAATGTTTCAACGTCGGTTAACGCGATAGTCTTTTTACGTGTTAGACGTGGTAAGGAGCAGATAAAGCAATCGGTGTTGGAGGTTGACAACTATGAACGGGTTACCGTTGATTATGCGAGAACTATGCTTAGAGACATGATCAGCAGTCGAAATCTTGACACCATCCTTCAAGAACGGGA encodes:
- a CDS encoding cupin domain-containing protein; its protein translation is MKKEDIESLSKKVIKLKDLVDYQKGTIVSRTLLDRDSGSLTLFAIDKNQNISEHTAPYDALAIILDGEAEITISNKKHKLKQEETIIMPKNEPHSLKGTKKFKMLLIMMQ
- a CDS encoding sodium:solute symporter family protein, whose translation is MSLEPAYLYLAMAFWVVVIVVLSEYSRKGLGSGVDEFVLAGRDLGGFVSAMTYSATTFSSFMMVGLVGLTYSGGVAALGFEMTYIVFTILLLIVFAPRFWSASRVYGVITPPELLSERYGYTAGVVSAVICLVMLIPYMAIQMMGVGFLLEGMTGGAIPYMHGVYIVAVLSIAVTVWAGMRSVALTDAVQAIVMIVSALILLVYIFYVFFGSPGQFVNTITVENPELLGITWDFNMFIGLTLPWAFFALTNPQVSQRMFVSRDVGSLKKMVIYFALFGFIYTIISTLLGLSAANLIPGLTDPDNAMPVLLTMVPETLGIIVFLGIFAASVSTLGSVLLTLSSIGGRDLITQKQDIPSQKEILLNKGIILTLVLACIIFASMRLDLIAVLASAASAGLLVMAPTIIGAFFWKKPTTKAATTSMTIPAIIVITLYILNLEPLGWWPAIWGLITATIIYITITLTTENNGDGEQFINEIQKEMKKNGF
- a CDS encoding transcription initiation factor IIB, with translation MSTEIGKTQNEIEKKVKSERDHIGEYEESDKCPECGGIKLIRDYERAELVCEKCGLVIDGDFIDTGPDWRAFDSEERNKKMRVGAPMDIMTHDKGLSTNIGTGTRDSNGNSISSNKKTKFYRLRKWHRQSKFSDSKERDLALALGELNRMASQLNIPKSVSEDASMIYRKIAEKGLVKGRSIEAMVGSVLYISCRQNKIPRTLDEISDSARVSRKEIGRAYRYIASELGIMLQPAKPEEYVPRFCSQLGLTNKVQFKAEEILKQASEKELTSGRDPTSIAAAGIYIASVKCGEKRSQKKVANAASTTEVTVRNRYQELCEELNIEMNVN
- a CDS encoding MtaA/CmuA family methyltransferase, which translates into the protein MYGCRERFFRALDLVGVDRVPCVMPLQTGTVDLMRLCGCFWPGALREGWSMSVLGMAGFRFGGVESVRFPFDMNVVCEFLGCRLRYPCGFGQPVIVENAISGLEGVGGLEVGVGGRMSVVGEAVGFAKDIVGGRVPVLAALSGPFYVAGQVRGMEEFLLEVYKGCDGVFELLDVCLDVCQRYASYLVECGADCVVVLGVSTDLISPTMYREYALPYQKELVSGLDRSILHICGDTAPIFSDMVEVGADGVSVDSVVSLRGLKDVVGDECAVLGNVPPVDALLFGDQKKVVRESRRSIDEGCDILCSGCGLPPETPIENLIAMTETAKTYKK